Proteins encoded within one genomic window of Calonectris borealis chromosome 1, bCalBor7.hap1.2, whole genome shotgun sequence:
- the TBC1D23 gene encoding TBC1 domain family member 23 isoform X6, whose amino-acid sequence MAEGEEAPPPSSSSWEKDLADALEEGGCDLETVRNIIQGRQLPADLRAKVWKIALNVVGKGDSLASWDGSLDLPEQSIIHKDCQELIDQLSVPEEEKSVLLLDIESVITFYCKSRNVKYNSCLGWIHLLKPLVHLRLPRSDLYNCFYAIMNKFIPRDCFMKGRPFHLFRLLLQYHEPELCSFLDTKKMTPDSYALNWLGSLFSYYCSAEVTQAIWDGYLQQADPFFIYFLMLIILVNAKDVILAQESDKEEMIKFLETSPANLDLEDIEDLFSLAQYYCSKTPASFRKDNHSLFGSSLLGLKDDDTDLSQALCLAVSVSEILQANQQQGEGVRFFVVDCRPAEQYNAGHLSTAFHLDSDLMLQNPSEFAQSVKSLLEAQKQSIESGSIAGGEHLCFMGSGREEEDMYMNMVLAHFLQKNKEYVSIAKGGFMALQQHLADINVEGPENGYGHWIASTSGSRSSINSSVDGDSPNGSSDGKGVKSLVNKMTVALKTKSVNVKEKVISFIENTSTPVDRIPFNIPWPDRASLERRHVSSSDRVGKPYRGVKPVFSIGDEEEYDTVIS is encoded by the exons ATGGCGGAAGGGGAAGAGGCGCCGCCGCCGTCGTCGAGCAGCTG GGAAAAAGATCTTGCAGACGCTCTAGAAGAAGGAGGCTGTGATCTTGAAACTGTGAGAAACATCATTCAAGGAAGGCAGTTGCCTGCTGATCTGAGGGCCAAAGTCTGGAAG attgcaCTTAATGTTGTAGGAAAGGGGGACAGCCTGGCATCCTGGGATGGCTCTTTAGACCTACCTGAACAGAGTATAATTCATAAGGACTGCCAAGAGTTAATTG ACCAGTTATCAGTGCCAGAAGAGGAGAAATCAGTATTACTTCTGGATATTGAGTCTGTTATTACTTTTTATTGTAAATCACGCAATGTTAAATACAATTCTTGCCTTGGCTGGATACATCTACTCAAACCTCTGGTGCACCTTCGTTTGCCACGCAGTGATTTGTACAACTGCTTCTATGCTATCATGAATAAATTCATTCCAAG GGATTGTTTTATGAAGGGAAGACCATTTCATCTATTTAGACTGCTTCTTCAGTACCATGAGCCTGAACTCTGCTCCTTTCTTGATACTAAGAAGATGACTCCAGACTCATATGCACTCAACTGG cTTGGAAGCCTCTTCTCATATTACTGTTCAGCTGAAGTCACTCAGGCAATATGGGATGGATATCTACAACAAGCAGATccattctttatttatttcttaatgttaatCATCCTTGTCAATGCAAA AGACGTTATCTTAGCACAAGAATCAGATAAAGAAGAAATGATAA AATTCTTAGAAACTTCACCAGCCAATCTCGATTTAGAGGACATAGAAGATCTCTTCTCTTTGGCACAATATTACTGTAGCAAAACTCCAGCTTCTTTCAGGAAG GACAACCACAGTCTTTTTGGCAGCAGCTTGCTGGGCCTCAAAGATGATGACACAGACTTGAGCCAGGCTCTCTGTCTAGCAGTTTCTGTGTCTGAGATTCTTCAAGCAAATCAGCAACAAGGA GAAGGAGTAAGGTTCTTTGTAGTGGATTGTCGTCCTGCAGAGCAATACAATGCTGGGCATTTATCAACAGCATTTCATTTAGACTCGGATTTG ATGCTTCAAAACCCATCAGAATTTGCACAGTCTGTAAAATCCCTATTAGAAGCACAAAAACAATCTATTGAGTCTGGCTCCATAGCTGGTGGGGAACATCTCTGCTTCATGGGAAGTGGCAGGGAAGAAGAAGATATGTATATGAACATGGTGCTAGCACACTTCTTACAG aaaaatAAGGAGTATGTAAGCATTGCCAAAGGAGGATTTATGG CCCTCCAGCAGCACTTAGCAGATATCAATGTGGAAGGACCAGAAAATGGATATGGCCACTGGATTGCTAGTACCTCAGGCTCAAGAAGTAGCATAAACTCCTCTGTTGAT GGTGATTCTCCTAACGGTTCAAGTGATGGAAAAGGAGTAAAGTCCCTGGTGAATAAAATGACGGTTGCTTTGAAGACTAAATCTGTGAAtgtgaaagaaaaagttattaGTTTTATTGAAAACACATCTACTCCAGTGGACAG AATACCTTTCAATATTCCCTGGCCAGACAGAGCAAGCCTGGAGCG CAGACATGTCAGCAGCAGTGACAGAGTAGGAAAACCCTACCGTGGTGTGAAACCAGTATTCAGCATCGGAGATGAAGAAGAATACGATACTG tcaTCTCCTAG